In one window of Microbacterium dextranolyticum DNA:
- the exaC gene encoding acetaldehyde dehydrogenase ExaC: MTIVEEGVSSVYAAPGSHGSIAEYRPRYGHYIGGEFVEPIKGQYFENITPVTGKPFTEVGRGTSEDIDRAVDVAWKAFQSWKKTTAAERSVILNKVADRIEANLERIAVAETWENGKPVRETLAADIPLMVDHFRYFAGVLRAQEGSLSEIDEDTVAYHFHEPLGVVGQIIPWNFPLLMATWKLAPALAAGNCVVLKPAEQTPASILFLFDIIGDLLPAGVVNIVNGFGIEAGAPLAQHKGIRKVAFTGETTTGRLIMQYASQNLIPVTLELGGKSANIFFEDVARQKDAYYDKALEGFSFFALNQGEVCTCPSRALIQRSIYDQFLGDGIERVGKIIQGNPLDPATMIGAQASNDQLEKILSYIEIGKAEGAKLLAGGERVDLGGDLSGGYYVAPTVFEGQNNMRIFQEEIFGPVVSVTSFDDFDGAIHTANDTLYGLGAGVWSRSADTMYRAGRAIEAGRVWTNTYHQYPAHAAFGGYKQSGIGRENHLKMLDHYQQTKNLLVSYAEGAMGFF; encoded by the coding sequence ATGACCATCGTCGAAGAAGGCGTCTCGAGCGTCTACGCCGCACCCGGCTCGCACGGGTCGATCGCCGAGTATCGCCCCCGCTACGGCCACTACATCGGCGGCGAGTTCGTCGAGCCGATCAAGGGTCAGTACTTCGAGAACATCACCCCCGTCACCGGCAAGCCCTTCACCGAGGTCGGTCGCGGCACCTCCGAAGACATCGATCGGGCCGTCGACGTCGCGTGGAAGGCCTTCCAGTCCTGGAAGAAGACCACCGCCGCCGAGCGCTCGGTCATCCTCAACAAGGTCGCCGACCGCATCGAGGCGAACCTCGAGCGCATCGCCGTCGCCGAGACGTGGGAGAACGGCAAGCCCGTCCGTGAGACGCTCGCCGCCGACATCCCGCTGATGGTCGACCACTTCCGCTACTTCGCCGGCGTCCTGCGTGCGCAGGAGGGATCGCTCAGCGAGATCGACGAAGACACGGTGGCGTACCACTTCCACGAGCCGCTCGGCGTCGTCGGCCAGATCATCCCGTGGAACTTCCCGCTGCTCATGGCGACGTGGAAGCTCGCCCCGGCCCTCGCCGCCGGCAACTGCGTCGTGCTGAAGCCCGCCGAGCAGACCCCGGCGTCGATCCTCTTCCTCTTCGACATCATCGGCGACCTGCTGCCGGCCGGCGTCGTCAACATCGTCAACGGCTTCGGTATCGAGGCGGGCGCCCCGCTCGCGCAGCACAAGGGCATCCGCAAGGTCGCCTTCACGGGTGAGACCACCACCGGCCGCCTCATCATGCAGTACGCCTCGCAGAACCTCATCCCCGTCACCCTCGAGCTCGGTGGCAAGAGTGCCAACATCTTCTTCGAAGACGTCGCGCGACAGAAGGATGCCTACTACGACAAGGCGCTCGAGGGCTTCAGCTTCTTCGCCCTCAACCAGGGCGAGGTTTGCACGTGCCCCAGCCGCGCTCTTATCCAGCGCTCGATCTACGACCAGTTCCTCGGCGACGGCATCGAGCGCGTCGGCAAGATCATCCAGGGCAACCCCCTCGACCCGGCGACGATGATCGGCGCGCAGGCATCCAACGACCAGCTCGAGAAGATCCTCAGCTACATCGAGATCGGCAAGGCCGAGGGCGCGAAGCTCCTCGCCGGCGGCGAGCGGGTCGACCTCGGCGGCGACCTGTCGGGCGGGTACTACGTCGCCCCGACGGTCTTCGAGGGTCAGAACAACATGCGCATCTTCCAGGAGGAGATCTTCGGGCCCGTCGTCTCGGTGACGAGCTTCGATGACTTCGACGGCGCCATCCACACCGCCAACGACACGCTGTACGGCCTGGGTGCCGGTGTCTGGAGCCGGTCGGCCGACACGATGTACCGCGCCGGGCGCGCGATCGAGGCCGGCCGCGTCTGGACGAACACGTACCACCAGTACCCCGCGCACGCCGCGTTCGGCGGATACAAGCAGTCGGGCATCGGGCGCGAGAACCACCTGAAGATGCTCGACCACTACCAGCAGACGAAGAACCTGCTCGTGTCGTACGCCGAAGGCGCGATGGGCTTCTTCTGA
- a CDS encoding DUF779 domain-containing protein, whose amino-acid sequence MTTTASRVAVTDVAAALLRQLTAQHGKLMFHQSGGCCDGSAPMCYPIGMFITGPSDVLLGTIDAGLDDPIEVYMSASQFEYWKYTHLTIDAVPGRGAGFSVEGPTGKRFLIRSRMLDADELAAFELL is encoded by the coding sequence ATGACCACCACTGCCAGCCGGGTCGCCGTGACGGATGTCGCGGCGGCTCTGCTGCGCCAACTGACGGCGCAGCACGGGAAGCTCATGTTCCACCAGTCGGGTGGATGCTGCGACGGCAGCGCGCCCATGTGCTACCCCATCGGCATGTTCATCACGGGGCCGTCCGACGTGCTGCTCGGCACGATCGACGCGGGTCTGGATGATCCGATCGAGGTGTACATGTCGGCATCCCAGTTCGAGTACTGGAAGTACACCCATCTCACGATCGACGCCGTTCCCGGTCGGGGGGCCGGGTTCAGCGTGGAGGGACCGACGGGCAAGCGGTTCCTCATCCGGTCGCGGATGCTCGACGCCGACGAGCTCGCAGCGTTCGAGCTGCTCTGA
- a CDS encoding response regulator transcription factor has protein sequence MIRLLIADDQALVRGALSALLGLEGDIEVVAEVGRGDEVLDAARRTSPDVALLDIEMPGMDGISAAAALHAALPACRSLIVTTFGRPGYLTRAMRAGASGFVVKDTPAAQLADAVRRVAQGLRVVDPALAADSLAQGVSPLTERETDVLAVARSGGSIADIASALHLSEGTVRNHLSSAIGKTGARNRADAVRVADENGWL, from the coding sequence GTGATCCGCCTGCTGATCGCCGACGACCAGGCCCTCGTCCGCGGCGCTCTCTCCGCTTTGCTCGGACTCGAGGGCGACATCGAAGTCGTCGCGGAGGTCGGTCGCGGCGATGAGGTGCTGGATGCCGCGCGGCGGACATCCCCCGACGTCGCCCTCCTCGACATCGAGATGCCGGGCATGGACGGCATCTCGGCGGCGGCGGCGCTGCACGCGGCGCTTCCGGCCTGCCGCTCGCTGATCGTGACGACCTTCGGGCGGCCCGGGTATCTCACGCGCGCGATGCGCGCCGGGGCATCCGGGTTCGTCGTCAAGGACACGCCCGCCGCACAGCTGGCCGACGCCGTGCGCCGGGTCGCCCAGGGCCTGCGCGTCGTCGACCCGGCCCTCGCCGCGGACTCCCTCGCGCAGGGGGTGTCGCCGCTGACCGAACGTGAGACCGATGTACTCGCCGTCGCGCGCTCGGGCGGCTCGATCGCCGACATCGCGAGCGCGCTGCATCTGAGCGAGGGCACGGTCCGCAACCACCTGTCGAGCGCGATCGGCAAGACGGGGGCGCGCAACCGCGCCGACGCCGTCCGCGTCGCCGACGAGAATGGGTGGCTCTAG
- a CDS encoding sensor histidine kinase: MPPATDGETADRYRGPGWMIQPGPGGAPRTVREVLTARGAVRWYSGAAVSLVWLLTAVPTLTTQHGAFAAIPIILLVVFAIGFLIGAPLSWSAQRSRRLIPAAALFALSFTLFPWLGWEVRGFWTYVGVLVGMAMMSVRLTWLLLFALAAAALFSGAALVGWQDEILWVPAILISISAMMAAFARNIAAINELRATQHQMAVLAVERERSRVARDLHDILGHSLTVITVKTELAGRLIDVDPERARTEIGEVEALARGALVDVRATVAGFRGVSVTGELAGARAALTAAGIEADLPGSVEAVPAESRELAGWVVREGVTNVLRHAQAARCRIRIDERRVTIDDDGIGPSSPTDGGSGLAGLRGRVEAAGGRMSVGRSDLGGFSLRVTL; the protein is encoded by the coding sequence GTGCCCCCCGCGACCGACGGCGAGACCGCAGACCGATACCGAGGCCCGGGCTGGATGATCCAGCCCGGGCCCGGCGGCGCGCCCCGGACGGTGCGCGAGGTCCTCACCGCGCGCGGCGCCGTCCGCTGGTACTCGGGCGCCGCGGTCTCGCTCGTCTGGCTGTTGACCGCCGTGCCGACCCTGACGACGCAGCACGGTGCGTTCGCGGCGATCCCGATCATCCTCCTCGTCGTCTTCGCGATCGGATTCCTCATCGGAGCCCCGCTGTCGTGGTCGGCGCAGAGATCGCGACGCCTGATCCCCGCCGCCGCACTGTTCGCCCTGTCGTTCACCCTCTTCCCCTGGCTCGGGTGGGAGGTGCGCGGGTTCTGGACCTACGTCGGCGTCCTCGTCGGCATGGCGATGATGTCGGTGCGCCTCACCTGGCTGTTGCTGTTCGCCCTCGCCGCCGCAGCCCTGTTCTCCGGAGCCGCCCTCGTCGGCTGGCAGGACGAGATCCTCTGGGTTCCCGCGATCCTCATCTCGATCTCCGCGATGATGGCGGCCTTCGCCCGCAATATCGCCGCGATCAACGAGCTGCGTGCGACGCAGCACCAGATGGCCGTGCTCGCCGTCGAACGCGAACGCAGCCGTGTCGCGCGAGACCTGCACGACATCCTCGGTCACTCGCTCACCGTCATCACGGTCAAGACCGAGCTGGCCGGTCGGCTGATCGACGTCGACCCCGAGCGGGCGCGCACCGAGATCGGCGAGGTCGAGGCCCTCGCCCGCGGAGCGCTCGTCGATGTGCGGGCGACGGTCGCCGGCTTCCGCGGCGTGAGCGTTACGGGCGAACTCGCCGGGGCGCGGGCCGCGCTCACGGCAGCGGGAATCGAGGCCGACCTTCCCGGTTCGGTCGAGGCCGTCCCCGCAGAGAGTCGCGAGCTGGCGGGGTGGGTCGTCCGAGAGGGCGTCACGAACGTGCTGCGGCACGCGCAAGCCGCGCGGTGCCGCATCCGCATCGACGAGCGACGGGTGACGATCGACGACGATGGCATCGGCCCGAGCTCCCCGACGGACGGCGGCTCGGGACTCGCGGGCCTGCGCGGCCGCGTCGAGGCCGCGGGCGGGCGGATGTCGGTGGGCCGCAGCGACCTCGGCGGGTTCTCCCTGCGGGTGACGCTGTGA
- a CDS encoding ABC transporter permease has protein sequence MSTAATTDRVALDRRVPPFGGFNLTYLAIELKRRLRNRRTIFFTIAFPVVMFVLIGLPMRDQQLTETPIAQGGVSVAAYIMVSMAMYGAMMSATQTGAAVAVERAQGWSRQLRLTPLNPLVNILIKMIAGMVLGLLAVAATYAAGAISGVELTPLQWIGTGLVGWLLASAVFTTLGLFVGYLMPSENAAQVTSLIVVFLSFLGGLFYPLSSMPDFMQTIAHFTPVYGIGELARAPLTGEGFDATWLINALVWLVIFIAGTTWAFRRDTKRV, from the coding sequence ATGAGCACCGCAGCCACCACCGATCGGGTCGCCCTCGATCGTCGCGTCCCGCCGTTCGGCGGATTCAACCTGACCTATCTCGCCATCGAACTGAAGCGGCGCCTGCGCAACCGGCGCACGATCTTCTTCACGATCGCCTTCCCCGTCGTGATGTTCGTCCTCATCGGCCTGCCGATGCGCGACCAGCAGCTCACCGAGACCCCGATCGCCCAGGGCGGCGTGTCGGTCGCGGCGTACATCATGGTCTCGATGGCGATGTACGGCGCCATGATGTCGGCGACCCAGACCGGCGCCGCGGTCGCCGTGGAGCGCGCCCAGGGGTGGAGCCGCCAGCTGCGCCTCACTCCACTGAACCCGCTCGTGAACATCCTCATCAAGATGATCGCCGGAATGGTGCTGGGCCTGCTCGCCGTCGCCGCGACGTACGCGGCCGGCGCGATCAGCGGCGTCGAGCTGACACCTCTGCAGTGGATCGGCACGGGCCTCGTCGGATGGCTCCTCGCGAGTGCCGTGTTCACGACGCTCGGCCTGTTCGTCGGCTACCTCATGCCGAGCGAGAACGCCGCACAGGTGACGAGCCTGATCGTCGTGTTCCTCTCCTTCCTCGGCGGACTCTTCTACCCGCTGAGCAGCATGCCCGACTTCATGCAGACGATCGCGCACTTCACGCCGGTCTACGGCATCGGCGAACTGGCACGCGCGCCGCTCACGGGCGAGGGCTTCGACGCGACCTGGCTCATCAACGCGCTCGTCTGGCTCGTGATCTTCATCGCCGGGACGACCTGGGCGTTCCGCCGCGACACGAAGCGCGTGTGA
- a CDS encoding ABC transporter ATP-binding protein, whose amino-acid sequence MEKNQMSLAVDAEGLRKSFGAVHAVDGVDLRVRPGEIVAFLGPNGAGKTTTIDMLLGLSDPDAGTVQVFGESPRAAISHGLVSAVLQTGGLLKDITVRETLALTASLFADTRPIDEVMSRAGITEIAGRRVGLCSGGQQQRLRFAMALLSDPGLLVLDEPTTGMDVEGRRAFWGAIRADAQRGRTVLFATHYLDEADEYADRIVLMSRGRIVADGTTAEIKNLVSGRVVRAYLPGADPARLASLPAVDDVEFAGDRVSIHTKDSDAVARYLLTETPARDVEIIAQNLESVFLALTSEGASA is encoded by the coding sequence ATGGAGAAGAACCAGATGAGCCTCGCGGTCGACGCTGAGGGACTGCGAAAGAGCTTCGGCGCGGTGCACGCGGTCGACGGGGTGGACCTGCGCGTGCGACCGGGCGAGATCGTCGCCTTCCTCGGCCCGAACGGTGCCGGCAAGACAACGACTATCGACATGCTGCTCGGGCTGTCCGACCCCGACGCCGGCACGGTGCAGGTGTTCGGCGAGTCCCCCCGCGCCGCGATCTCGCACGGCCTCGTCTCGGCGGTGCTGCAGACCGGTGGACTGCTGAAAGACATCACGGTGCGCGAGACGCTGGCCCTCACGGCGAGCCTGTTCGCCGACACCCGCCCGATCGACGAGGTCATGAGCCGCGCCGGCATCACCGAGATCGCGGGCCGCCGCGTCGGGTTGTGCTCGGGCGGCCAGCAGCAGCGCCTGCGCTTCGCGATGGCCCTGCTGAGCGACCCCGGCCTGCTCGTCCTCGACGAGCCGACGACGGGCATGGATGTCGAAGGACGCCGCGCGTTCTGGGGCGCCATCCGCGCCGACGCCCAGCGGGGCCGCACGGTGCTCTTCGCGACGCACTACCTCGACGAGGCCGACGAGTACGCCGACCGCATCGTGCTGATGAGCCGCGGGCGCATCGTCGCCGACGGCACCACCGCCGAGATCAAGAACCTGGTCTCGGGGCGCGTCGTCCGCGCCTACCTGCCCGGGGCCGACCCGGCGCGCCTGGCATCCCTGCCCGCCGTCGACGACGTCGAGTTCGCCGGCGACCGCGTCAGCATCCACACGAAAGACTCGGATGCCGTCGCGCGCTACCTCTTGACCGAGACGCCCGCCCGCGACGTCGAGATCATCGCCCAGAACCTCGAGAGCGTGTTCCTCGCCCTCACCTCCGAAGGAGCATCCGCATGA
- a CDS encoding VOC family protein, whose amino-acid sequence MALTLGFIGIVTRDMAASLAFYRALGVDIDEGQDDAPHVDAVLEGGVALAWDTVDTIRTFDPAYEPASGGHRIALAFAFAAPEEVDNVYAGLVAAGYAGHVAPWDAFWGQRYATILDPDGNSVDLYAPLGAD is encoded by the coding sequence ATGGCACTGACACTCGGCTTCATCGGCATCGTCACGCGTGACATGGCCGCGTCGCTCGCGTTCTACCGCGCGCTGGGCGTCGACATCGACGAGGGGCAGGATGACGCCCCGCACGTCGACGCGGTGCTCGAGGGCGGCGTCGCCCTCGCCTGGGACACGGTCGACACGATCCGCACCTTCGATCCTGCTTACGAACCGGCATCCGGAGGGCACCGCATCGCGCTGGCCTTCGCCTTCGCCGCGCCCGAAGAGGTCGACAACGTCTACGCCGGTCTCGTCGCGGCGGGCTACGCCGGTCACGTCGCCCCGTGGGATGCCTTCTGGGGTCAGCGGTACGCGACGATCCTCGACCCCGACGGCAACTCGGTCGACCTCTACGCTCCGCTCGGCGCGGACTGA
- a CDS encoding TMEM175 family protein: protein MAQPETDDEDAILYPAERPKAFIDAVVAIAMTLLILPLMESVADTAQSEGSALDWLTEHNWQLTSFLLSFALIAMFWFGHQRMFSDVERVSPRLLWLTMPWLVSIVWLPVATALSGRMPSADSLTRIIYIGSMVFTALATMAVRLFLLRHHDDFGDLSVPMLRRGLSVDIATSLLFAAALGLSLLVPPLGYAALFLMFAVGPVSFVVRRMMPRGKA from the coding sequence ATGGCGCAGCCGGAGACCGACGACGAAGACGCGATCCTCTACCCGGCGGAACGACCGAAGGCGTTCATCGACGCGGTCGTGGCCATCGCGATGACGCTGCTGATCCTGCCGCTCATGGAGAGCGTCGCGGACACGGCGCAGAGTGAGGGGTCGGCCCTGGACTGGCTCACCGAGCACAACTGGCAGCTCACGAGCTTTCTGCTGAGCTTCGCCCTCATCGCGATGTTCTGGTTCGGCCATCAGCGCATGTTCTCGGACGTCGAACGCGTCAGTCCTCGCCTGTTGTGGCTCACGATGCCGTGGCTGGTGTCGATCGTGTGGCTTCCGGTGGCGACGGCGTTGTCGGGGCGGATGCCCAGTGCCGACAGCCTCACACGCATCATCTACATCGGGAGCATGGTCTTCACCGCGCTGGCGACGATGGCGGTGCGACTATTCCTTCTGCGCCACCACGACGACTTCGGCGACCTGTCGGTGCCGATGCTGCGCCGCGGCCTCTCCGTCGACATCGCGACCTCGCTCCTCTTCGCCGCCGCTCTCGGACTGTCGCTGCTCGTCCCGCCGCTGGGTTACGCGGCCCTGTTCCTCATGTTCGCCGTCGGACCGGTGAGCTTCGTCGTGCGTCGGATGATGCCCCGCGGCAAGGCGTGA
- the rpsF gene encoding 30S ribosomal protein S6 produces the protein MVILDPEIDERQVAPKLDGFLKVITADGGSIENVDVWGKRRLAYEIQKKNEGIYAVVNFTATSAATQELDRQLKLNEQIMRTKVLRAEEAIAQVAAEKERAEAKAARKAAKA, from the coding sequence ATGGTCATCCTCGACCCCGAGATCGACGAGCGTCAGGTCGCCCCCAAGCTCGACGGGTTCCTCAAGGTCATCACCGCAGATGGTGGCTCTATCGAGAACGTCGACGTCTGGGGCAAGCGCCGCCTGGCATACGAGATCCAGAAGAAGAACGAGGGCATCTACGCCGTCGTCAACTTCACCGCCACCAGCGCCGCCACGCAGGAGCTCGACCGTCAGCTGAAGCTGAACGAGCAGATCATGCGCACCAAGGTCCTCCGTGCCGAGGAGGCGATCGCTCAGGTCGCCGCCGAGAAGGAGCGTGCCGAGGCCAAGGCAGCCCGCAAGGCAGCGAAGGCGTAA